A window of the Planococcus citri chromosome 4, ihPlaCitr1.1, whole genome shotgun sequence genome harbors these coding sequences:
- the LOC135844162 gene encoding collagen alpha-2(I) chain-like: MYLFLAVIIVTIFYGASRSVNPSKVHRPKTCREVFDGGLGDHDGSYWINPSQGAEKYSILAYCKLKTRETCVSSDPYRSIIFDISGAKSEVWLAKKDPSYQIAYRADANQLRTLQQMSKSATQNITYHCKNSVIYYDSINKNFDKSVKLLGWNNEEITPQNLSNLQFMSGYDNCQHKNNQWSITRITYSTNVPSQLPIADIAVRDVGRPRQFIYVDIEPVCFL, encoded by the exons ATGTATCTTTTCTTGGCAGTCATTATTGTTACAATATTCTATGGAGCATCAAGAAGTGTG AATCCTTCAAAAGTACATCGACCAAAAACATGCCGAGAAGTATTCGACGGTGGTTTAGGGGATCATGACG GTTCCTATTGGATAAATCCCAGCCAAGGtgctgaaaaatattccatcttGGCTTATTGTAAACTCAAAACACGCGAAACGTGTGTATCCTCGGACCCATATCgttcgataatttttgatatttctggtgCTAAATCAGAAGTTTGGTTAGCAAAAAAAGATCCCAGTTACCAG ATCGCCTACCGAGCAGATGCTAATCAGCTGAGAACGTTGCAACAGATGTCCAAATCAGCAACACAAAATATTACTTACCATTGTAAGAATTCCGTTATCTATTACGACagtatcaacaaaaattttgataaaagcgTAAAATTACTGGGATGGAATAATGAAGAAATCACTCCGCAAAAcctttcaaatttacaatttatgtCCGGTTACGACAATTGTCAG CATAAAAACAATCAGTGGTCAATAACGCGCATCACATACTCAACTAACGTACCTTCCCAACTCCCCATCGCTGATATAGCAGTTCGAGATGTCGGAAGACCTAGACAATTCATTTACGTGGACATTGAACCTGTCTGTTTTCTTTAA